GTGTGAGATACGTTGTGTAAAGATTGCGATTTGACCCTCAGCAGATCCTGTATCGTGCTTTCCTTTACCGTGTTTTGCAAAAAGCTCTTGCTTTTGTTCTTTTGTTAAATACATTCCAGTATTATTTTAAATGAAATTCATGTATTGATAGCGTCTCTATCAGCGTGCAAAGATACATTATTCTTTGTATTATCAAACTGTTGGGGCTTAATTTGCAGTCAATTCTCTAAATAATAGCTTCTAGCGTTAGTTTTTCAATGAAATGATAAGGTTATGAGTTGTTTGTAAAACACAAAAATCACGTTAAATGGCATGAGTAATATCTGTTAACGTGATTTTGTTATTATTGAGTTTGTGAGTTGCTACTTATAATTAGCTATTTGCTTTAACCAACTCTTTGTTTTTACTTAGTGTAATTGCAAGGTTACCTAATAGTACACCATAGATAACTTTAGAACATACATCTGCAATAGTGTATACTAGTTGTCTAGCCATCACACCGTCTTCACTGTATAAAAATCCATCTACTCCTGTGAGGTATGGCATTAAGTAAGCTCCTGGGTATAAAGTCCATGAAATTAAAAACAAGATCCAGATATTAGAAAGTATTTTTTGTCCTGCAGGAGAAATGCCTTCTTTTCCTTCTTTGATTACTTTTTTCATTACCCATAAAATATGGAAGAAAAATGCAGATGAAATAGCTCCCCATACTAAAAAGGCAGTCAAGTTACTTACTTCATAAAACTGGCCAATGTATCCAGTAATAATCATCATTGCCCCAGAAAACCAGAACTGATTGCGTACAGAGCTAAATTTTGAAGAAGTTAAGCTTACCACAAATAGAATTTGGAATAAAAGCATAGGTACATCGATGAGCCAGTTGAGATAACGATATCCATTATTAAATAAATCTCCACTTGGATCTAGAAAATATCTTCCTACTTCCTCATTATAAGTAAAACTTGATGTCCAGTTTTGCGCCTGCGCATATAAAAGTAAAAATGCCGATACCATCACCACAGCTGATAGGATGTTCGACATTTGGAATTTTTTATCTACATTTTTGATAGTAAGAATAAAGTAGAGTAATCCTGCAAGCATCACTGCGTACCCTAACGTAAGAATATGTGATGTAAATTGATAAGCAATCTCAGAGAAGCCTTCTGTAGCGCCTATAAAGTTTTCAAAATTTGCATTTCCTAGTTCTTGTGTCATAGCAATTTTTTTATGGTTTTTCTTTTTCCATAAAATTACGACTAACGATTACTTTGTTTAATATATTTAGTATTTAATTAAACAAAATTAAGAAAACAATAAGAGTGATAAATGTATATGCGACTTATTAGGTTCTTTTAGGAGGAAGTGAGTTCTGTAAATAATCCCTCTAGGCTCACGTTTTTTTGATTGAGTTGTAAGATTTTAAGGTCGTTATCATGTGCAAAGTCAAAGACCTTTGCTCTCATATCATCTTGAGTACTAAAGGTAATTTCATATATAAACCCTGTAGTGTTTTTTACAGAAGCTACTTTGTCTAGCCTGCTCAATGCTACTTCTTCTACACGGTAATCAAATTCGGCAATGACTATTTGTTGCTGTCCATCGCGTAGCTCCGTCATTTTCTTATCTGCAACTATAGTTCCTTTATTAATAATAATCACACGATCACAAATAGCTTCTACCTCTTGCATAATGTGCGTACTCATTAATATCGTCTTTTTCTTGCCTATATCCTTAATGAGATTTCTAATGTCTAATAGCTGATTAGGATCTAGTCCCGTAGTAGGCTCATCGAGTATCAATACTTCTGGGTCATGTAGTAAAGCAGTAGCAAGACCTACACGCTGTCGGTACCCTTTTGATAGTTGGCTTATTTTTTTATGTGCCTCAGAGGTTAGTCCTGTGAGGTTGATAACTTCATCTATACGTTCTTTAGAAACTTTATAAACTCCTGCGTTAAAAGCGAGGTATTCTCGCACATACATTTCTACATATAGTGGGTTGTGTTCTGGTAAGTATCCCACAGCACGACGTACTTCTTGTACATTGCTTTTGGTGTCGTGGTGATGTACTGTTGCCGTGCCAGACGTAGGAGCAAGAAAGGTGGTGAGTATTTTCATTAATGTACTCTTGCCAGCACCATTAGGGCCGAGAAAACCTACAATTTCACCTTTTTGTAAGGAAAAAGAAATATGATCAAGCGCCTTTTGCTTGCCGTACATTTTTGTGATGTCTGTTACTACAATGGACATAGAGGAGTATTTAATACTGTAAATGTAAGAATTGATAACGGGAGGATACATTTAAAAGTGTGACGATCATTTATGCCGATTAGATTTTAAGATAAGGATACGTATCGTATTCTCATTTTCATTAGTTTATCAATGTTTGATTGATAATTTCTCAAAATCTATGCTCAATAAAAAATATTTCATAAAAGGAGCTAAATTAATTGGCTCATTAGATATTTTTTCTACTTTAGCAGTCAAATAACTCAACATGTTATCAAACGTTTATTATTGGAACAATTTTTTCTATTTCTTCTTTTACGGGAAGAGATCAGGATTGATATTGTGCTAATTTAATAACACTCAATATTTCAATAAGTCCTGATAAATTTTTATCAGGGCTTTTTTTTTGCACAATTATGAAAGTAGCAATACAAGGCGTACAAGGATCATTTCATCACAAGGTAGCTCAAGAGTTTTTTGGGGCAGACGTTGCTGTGGTGGAGTGCATGTCTTTTCCTAGACTAGTAGATACACTAGTAGAAGGAGAAGTTCAAGATGCTGTAATGGCTATAGAAAATAGTATCGCAGGGGCAATACTCCCTAACTATGCGCTGCTAGATAAACATGATTTACACATAGAAGGAGAGTTTTACCTTGACATCCAGCACCAGTTAATGGCGCTACCAGGTCAAGGAATAGAAGATATAAAAGAAGTGTGGTCACACCCTATGGCAATCTTACAATGTCGTGAGTTTTTTAGAAACTATCCAGACATCAAGCTTGTAGAAGATACAGATACCGCAGGTGTAGCACGTGAGATACAAGAAATGCAACTACAAGGAATAGCAGCGATAGCCAGTACAGCTGCAGCAAGTATTTACAAACTGGAAATCATTAAAGAGTCCATACAGACTATAAATGAAAATGCAACCCGCTTCTTTATTTTAAATAAGGATAAGAAACAAGTAGAAGGTGTTATTGATAAGGCATCTCTAAGATTTTCGGCAGACCATAAGCGTGGTAGCCTTGCGGCAATATTAAATGTGCTGAGTGATTGCAAGATGAATCTCACAAAAATTCAGTCCATGCCTATTATCGAAAAGCCGTGGAAGTATGCATTTTTTGTAGATGTGACTTTTGAAAAAATAGAAAGTTTTAACAAGGCAGTACAATTACTAGAAATCATGGCAAATGATTTTAAAGTACTAGGAGTCTACAAAAACAGAAAGCAATGATGCAACCAGCAAATAGGTTACAGGAAACCAAGGAATACTACTTTTCGCGAAAGCTTAAGGAAGTTCGCGCACTCATTGCAGATGGTCATCCTGTGATTAATATGGGAATAGGAAGCCCAGATATGCCAGCACCACCAGCAGCAGTTGCGGCGATGCTCAAAGGATTGCATGATAGCGTAGCTCACCAGTACCAGAGTTATACTGGTATTCCTGAATTACGAGGAGCCATGGCAGATTTCTATAAAAAACAATATGGAGTAATCGCAAATCCAGACACTGAGATATTACCACTCATGGGTTCTAAGGAAGGGATTATGCACATCTCGATGGCATTTTTGAATCCTGGAGATAAAGTCCTTTTTCCTAATCCTGGATACCCTAGTTATGCTGCGGTAACAAGACTTGTGGAGGCAGAAGCAATTACATACGATCTTAACGAAGAGAACGGTTGGTTGCCAGACTTAAAGGCACTGGCGGCTCAAGATCTTTCGGGTGTAAAGATAATGTGGGTAAATTATCCTCATATGCCTACTGGGACTAAGGTGCCAGATGGTTTTTTTGAAGAATTGATCGCTTTCGCGAAAGCGCAACACATACTAGTAATCAACGATAATCCATATAGTTTTGTGCTTAATGACAATCCGCAATCACTGCTGGCAGTACCCGGAGCGTCTGAAGTAGCCTTAGAACTCAACAGTCTTAGTAAGACCTTCAATATGTCCGGATGGCGTGTGGGAATGGTACTAGGAAGCGCCGAAAATATAGGACACGTATTGCGTGTAAAATCTAATATGGATAGCGGTATGTTTTACGGCATACAGAAAGGAGCTGTAGCAGCCTTAGGCCTAGGAGATGACTGGTTTGAGCATATCAATACCATTTATGGACGCCGTCGTAAACTAGTTTATGAGCTAGCCGAAAGGTTAGGTTGTACGTACGACAGAGATGCTGTAGGATTATTTGTTTGGGCAAAACTTCCCGAGGGAATCGATGCCGAGACATTTATAGATAATATTTTATTAGAGAAGTACATCTTTATCACACCAGGAACCATTTTTGGAACGATGGGGAAAGGCTACATCAGATTTAGCCTTTGTGTAAAAGAAGAAGAAATTAAAGAAGCAATAAGCAGATTTTAAGATAATTAATAGCTGGATATGAGGTGTTTTTGTTAGTAAGACATTGAATTTGAGCAATTAGAGAGTAATATTTAGATAATGAAAGACATTTACATCATAGGGTTGGGGCTTATAGGAGGATCATTTGCGCGAGATTTGCGCGAGCAAGAACCTGCGGCAACTATTTATGGTATAGATGCAAGTGAATCTCACGTAACTGAGGCGTTATCATTAGGTTTTATTGACAAAAGCGCCGTACTAGAAGATATTAAAGCAGCAGACCTCGTAGTGCTGGCAATCCCAGTAGATGTGGCTATTCACGTACTACCAGACGTTCTTAATCATATAGGAGACGATACGATTGTGGTGGATATGGGATCTACAAAGCAAGCCATTTGTGAAGTAGTATCATCACACCCTAGACGTCGCAATTTTCTTGCATGTCATCCTATCGCAGGAACAGAATTTTCTGGGCCTAGTGCTGCGATTACAGGCTTATATAATGGGAAGACTAATATTATATGCGAGGTAGAGAAAACAGCTTTTAAGCTGCAAGAAAAGGTGCTCGACCTATTTAAGAATATGGGCATGCGCATACGTTACATGGATCCTGTGTCTCATGATAAACATATAGCATACGTGAGTCATCTCTCACACATAAGCGCATTTATGCTAGGAAAGACGGTGATACAAAAAGAGAAAAATGAGCGTGATATTTTTGACATGGCGGGCAGCGGATTTGCATCTACCGTACGTTTAGCAAAAAGTAATCCAGTTACATGGACCTCAATTTTTAAAGAGAATAAAGAGAATGTCTTAGAGACGCTAACTGAATATATTGCAAATCTCAACGATTTTAAAACGCTTTTGGAAAATGACGATTTTCAAGGAGTACACGATGAGATGGAAAACACGAATCATATTAAGGAAATATTAAACGGAATTAAATAGTTTTGCGCTTTCGCGAAAGCGTAAATATCAAAAGCCCGAAGCGGCACAAATTAAATGTTATGGAAAATAAGAAAGAACTTAGAAATTGGTTAGACGCTTTTGGCCTTGATCACCCTCTTGTAATTGCGGGACCTTGTAGTGCAGAGACGGAAGCGCAGGTGCTTAAAATAGCTCACCAACTTAAAGACACAGATGCTACAGTACTACGTGCAGGGATCTGGAAACCAAGAACGCGTCCAGGAAACTTTGAAGGAGTAGGAGCACTTGGGCTTAAATGGTTGCAAAAAGCCAAAGAAGAAACAGGAATGCTTACGACTACAGAGGTTGCAAATGCAAACCATGTAGACCTAGCTCTTGAAGCAGATATTGATATCTTATGGATAGGTGCTCGTACAACGGTGTCTCCATTTATCGTTCAGGAAATTGCAGAAGCTCTCAAAGGAACAGATAAAACGGTGCTTATTAAAAACCCAGTAAACCCAGATCTAGCTCTATGGTTAGGAGCGGTAGAGCGTTTTTATACTCAGGATATTAAAAATCTAGGAGTAATACACAGAGGTTTCTCTACGTATGAAAAGACACGTTACAGAAATAATCCAGAATGGCAGATAGCGATAGATCTTCAAAATAAATTTCCAGATCTTCCTTTAATTCTTGATCCATCACACATTGCTGGACGTCGTGATATTATTCATGATTTATGCCAGACAGGACTTGATCTTAACTATGATGGTATTATGGTAGAGACGCACTATGATCCAGATA
The genomic region above belongs to Dokdonia sp. Dokd-P16 and contains:
- a CDS encoding bacteriorhodopsin, with translation MTQELGNANFENFIGATEGFSEIAYQFTSHILTLGYAVMLAGLLYFILTIKNVDKKFQMSNILSAVVMVSAFLLLYAQAQNWTSSFTYNEEVGRYFLDPSGDLFNNGYRYLNWLIDVPMLLFQILFVVSLTSSKFSSVRNQFWFSGAMMIITGYIGQFYEVSNLTAFLVWGAISSAFFFHILWVMKKVIKEGKEGISPAGQKILSNIWILFLISWTLYPGAYLMPYLTGVDGFLYSEDGVMARQLVYTIADVCSKVIYGVLLGNLAITLSKNKELVKANS
- the gldA gene encoding gliding motility-associated ABC transporter ATP-binding subunit GldA, with product MSIVVTDITKMYGKQKALDHISFSLQKGEIVGFLGPNGAGKSTLMKILTTFLAPTSGTATVHHHDTKSNVQEVRRAVGYLPEHNPLYVEMYVREYLAFNAGVYKVSKERIDEVINLTGLTSEAHKKISQLSKGYRQRVGLATALLHDPEVLILDEPTTGLDPNQLLDIRNLIKDIGKKKTILMSTHIMQEVEAICDRVIIINKGTIVADKKMTELRDGQQQIVIAEFDYRVEEVALSRLDKVASVKNTTGFIYEITFSTQDDMRAKVFDFAHDNDLKILQLNQKNVSLEGLFTELTSS
- a CDS encoding prephenate dehydratase; translated protein: MKVAIQGVQGSFHHKVAQEFFGADVAVVECMSFPRLVDTLVEGEVQDAVMAIENSIAGAILPNYALLDKHDLHIEGEFYLDIQHQLMALPGQGIEDIKEVWSHPMAILQCREFFRNYPDIKLVEDTDTAGVAREIQEMQLQGIAAIASTAAASIYKLEIIKESIQTINENATRFFILNKDKKQVEGVIDKASLRFSADHKRGSLAAILNVLSDCKMNLTKIQSMPIIEKPWKYAFFVDVTFEKIESFNKAVQLLEIMANDFKVLGVYKNRKQ
- a CDS encoding pyridoxal phosphate-dependent aminotransferase translates to MMQPANRLQETKEYYFSRKLKEVRALIADGHPVINMGIGSPDMPAPPAAVAAMLKGLHDSVAHQYQSYTGIPELRGAMADFYKKQYGVIANPDTEILPLMGSKEGIMHISMAFLNPGDKVLFPNPGYPSYAAVTRLVEAEAITYDLNEENGWLPDLKALAAQDLSGVKIMWVNYPHMPTGTKVPDGFFEELIAFAKAQHILVINDNPYSFVLNDNPQSLLAVPGASEVALELNSLSKTFNMSGWRVGMVLGSAENIGHVLRVKSNMDSGMFYGIQKGAVAALGLGDDWFEHINTIYGRRRKLVYELAERLGCTYDRDAVGLFVWAKLPEGIDAETFIDNILLEKYIFITPGTIFGTMGKGYIRFSLCVKEEEIKEAISRF
- a CDS encoding prephenate dehydrogenase: MKDIYIIGLGLIGGSFARDLREQEPAATIYGIDASESHVTEALSLGFIDKSAVLEDIKAADLVVLAIPVDVAIHVLPDVLNHIGDDTIVVDMGSTKQAICEVVSSHPRRRNFLACHPIAGTEFSGPSAAITGLYNGKTNIICEVEKTAFKLQEKVLDLFKNMGMRIRYMDPVSHDKHIAYVSHLSHISAFMLGKTVIQKEKNERDIFDMAGSGFASTVRLAKSNPVTWTSIFKENKENVLETLTEYIANLNDFKTLLENDDFQGVHDEMENTNHIKEILNGIK
- a CDS encoding bifunctional 3-deoxy-7-phosphoheptulonate synthase/chorismate mutase type II, whose product is MENKKELRNWLDAFGLDHPLVIAGPCSAETEAQVLKIAHQLKDTDATVLRAGIWKPRTRPGNFEGVGALGLKWLQKAKEETGMLTTTEVANANHVDLALEADIDILWIGARTTVSPFIVQEIAEALKGTDKTVLIKNPVNPDLALWLGAVERFYTQDIKNLGVIHRGFSTYEKTRYRNNPEWQIAIDLQNKFPDLPLILDPSHIAGRRDIIHDLCQTGLDLNYDGIMVETHYDPDNAWSDAAQQITPAALVQMMVDLKIRKEVGTELEYTNKLNTLRTQIDVIDHQLIESLGKRMKISDSIGELKAENNVSILQTKRWNEILGKMILEGEQNNLSEEFILRVFKAVHQESINHQKKVARS